AGCGCAATCGAATGGGTAGTTGAGGGTGGCAAGGTTGTCGTCAAAAAAGCAGAATCACCGATTTTGAAATACCGCGGCTTCATCAAAACGGGACCGGGTGATATCGATGCAGATATCGCCGCCGCTCGTGACAATTATCTCAAGAGCAAATTTGGCAAATGAAATCTTACGTGATCGACACGAATTGCATACTCTCGTACGTTACCGATCGTAATACGCAACAACAGGCAATAATGCAGCCTTATTTTGAACAATGCTCCAATGGAACTGTTCAGTTTTTTATTCTTGAGAGCGTTAAGGTCGAGATGGTTTACGTATTAGATCGGGTCTACCGCGTACCAAAGCCCACAATTGGCCAGCTACTCAGAGACCTTTTCAGCTCACCGGGAATCAACTATGCAGTGAATACCGACGAGACCGAAGAGTTTGCGTTTTGGCCAGACAAAGTCAAAGACTACGGAGACGCAGTGCTTGCGCATTACGCGAAAAAAAGCCAGCTACCCGTCATGACTTTCGACCGGGATTTTGCAGGCCAGCTTAAGCACCTTTCGATCAAACACGTCTACTTGAAATCTTAGAAGCTCATGGCCTATTCAGGCCGGCTTCTGCTTGCGCGCAGCGCCTGACCAGCGGCGGTTTGGGACTTTTTAGAGAAACCCTGATTACGATTCGATCTTTCGGCTACCCGGTAAACTACCTACTGCAACGTAGAGAAAGCAAATCTGCCTGAAATTCCATCGGCACACCAGGCTGCAGCTCAGTGCCCTGAAAGCTCTTATCGATAATCTTTCGTACTCCAAGGCCGACGCGCTTTGCCATTTCGGCTGGCAATGGTGAAATTGTGCGCACGTTGACGCGCGCCCCCGACGTAGTGCCGGTCAGACGACGCAAGTGTGGCCCGTAGTATTTTCCCTTGGCGCTCTTCTTCTTTTCGTGCTGCCAATCGGTATCAAAGATGATCATTTCGCCAAGACGCAGCGAAAATTGTTCTTTGCCGAGACTAGCAGACGGGCGGCCCTTGCCGTTGTGCATATTGTCAGAGCGTTCGACTACGACATTGCAGCGAAACTGCAAATCTGCAGCGGCGAGTGGTTCTGGCGCCGCTTCGAGCGCGAGCAGATCTCCCTTCACGCTTTCGCTCGTACCCGGAAAAACGCGAATCTGTGATTCTGCAGTTGGCGATGTGCGCAAATAGGCGATAATCATGTGAGTGCCCTTGTTGGTGATTTTACGCAAGTGCGATCCATAACGCGTTTTGCCGTCCCATTTTTTTTTCTCGTGTTTCCAGTCCGTTTCAAACTCGACCAATGCACCTGCTGGCACATCAATCTCCTCTGGCCCGAGAACAGGCCTGGATGCAAACGCGCCGTCTCCACGCTCATAGATCACTTGGACTGAATGGAGAGAAGCCGTGAAAAGTATGAATGCCGTAACAGAAGCAAATCTGAATCGCTGGAGCATGATATATGCGGCAGAAATAAGCGACGAGCGTCAATTTAAATTTTGTAGCGGGTGCGCTGCGTGTACGGGCAGCTCGCTAGACTCCCTTCACCCCATACCACGCACAAATCATGAACGCTTGAAAAAACCGCACTGGTAGCCGAATACCGCTGGCCCTCAGAATACTCTCTGTCTCTGCAGGCGGCAAGACTGTCAGCATTTCGCGCAGTTGCACCGAAAGGTTGGCGATTGATTGAGGTGTGGCGCCCATGAGCGCCTGCACCGCCTGCCAGTTCTTGAGCATCGGCGTAAACTCTGGCGAATCGAGGTCGAAGCTGATTTCAGTGTTGATCAACATGCCGTTGGGCTTCAGGCGATCAGACATCGCCTTATAGAAGTCGAGCCTTTCGCCGCGCTTCACGAAATGCGCGACCAGAACGCTTAGGGCGATGTCAAAGTCCTCGCGCAGCGGTAGCCCGTGAACGTAACCGTGCACGAGTTCGCAGCGGCCAGAGACACCAGCTGCCGCAAGTCTTTCGCGGCAGACATCGAGCATTCCCTGCGCAGGGTCGACGCCCACGAATGTCCATTCGGGAAACGTCTCAGCTAAAGACAGAATTTCGGCGCCGGTACCGACTCCGACACAGAGCACGCGCGCGCGTAGCGGTGCGTCTTTGAGCACCAGTCGAATGAGAAAATGCATGTTCTCTGAAATGGCTGAAAGCTGTTGGTTGCGCTCGTCATATGCTTTTGCGGTGTTTGAGAAATGGTCAATAATGGGATTGTCGGCCTTCATGTTTTGGCGTAGCTAAAAAATAATCTTCTTAAAATAACAATCCTATACCCAAACCACCAGAGATGCCTGTAGTGTAGCCGTAATTGTAACCGTATTCATAGTAGCCCATGCCGAGCTCGCCATGCACGCTAAACCTCGAGGCGAGCACGAGCTCGAAACCCAGGTTCACGCCCGCATGAATATACTGGGTATTGAATCTGCTTTGGCTATAGCTGTAACCCCAATATGAAATCGCGGGGGCAATGTAGCTACGCATGTATGTGTTCGGCCCGGTAACGACCTGAAAGATATTAAAATGCACATCTGTGCCGATATTATAGAAAGTCTCGGTTGAATACTGTGACTTCGAAGGAAACGCCATGCCTGTCAGGCGGGCGTGCACCAACTCACCAAACGCATATTTGTATGTGACTCCCAGCCCGCCAATACTCGAGGCCTGAATGCCAACAACGTGTGGCCGACGTTTGTACGGATTCTCACCTTCAGATTGCGGCTGAGCGGATGCGGTCTGCGCGAATACTTGCAGCGAAAATACAGTTGCGAACATTAAACCGGTTATGATAGACTTCGACATGAAG
The sequence above is a segment of the Turneriella parva DSM 21527 genome. Coding sequences within it:
- a CDS encoding AbrB/MazE/SpoVT family DNA-binding domain-containing protein, with protein sequence MTSKITSKYQVTIPKRIRDRMHLEINSAIEWVVEGGKVVVKKAESPILKYRGFIKTGPGDIDADIAAARDNYLKSKFGK
- a CDS encoding PIN domain-containing protein, with the translated sequence MKSYVIDTNCILSYVTDRNTQQQAIMQPYFEQCSNGTVQFFILESVKVEMVYVLDRVYRVPKPTIGQLLRDLFSSPGINYAVNTDETEEFAFWPDKVKDYGDAVLAHYAKKSQLPVMTFDRDFAGQLKHLSIKHVYLKS
- a CDS encoding class I SAM-dependent methyltransferase, with the translated sequence MKADNPIIDHFSNTAKAYDERNQQLSAISENMHFLIRLVLKDAPLRARVLCVGVGTGAEILSLAETFPEWTFVGVDPAQGMLDVCRERLAAAGVSGRCELVHGYVHGLPLREDFDIALSVLVAHFVKRGERLDFYKAMSDRLKPNGMLINTEISFDLDSPEFTPMLKNWQAVQALMGATPQSIANLSVQLREMLTVLPPAETESILRASGIRLPVRFFQAFMICAWYGVKGV